The following proteins are encoded in a genomic region of Chaetodon auriga isolate fChaAug3 chromosome 8, fChaAug3.hap1, whole genome shotgun sequence:
- the myo1eb gene encoding myosin IEb isoform X2 — protein sequence MGSKERYHWQAQNVKVSGVDDMVLLSKINEDAITENLKKRYMDDYIFTYIGPVLISVNPFKQLPYFTDREVELYQGAAQYENPPHIYALADNMYRNMMIDSENQCVIISGESGAGKTVAAKYIMSYVSKVSGGGDKVQHVKDIILQSNPLLEAFGNAKTVRNNNSSRFGKYFEIQFSRGGAPDGGKISNFLLEKSRVVSQNPGERNFHIYYQLLEGASKEQRENLGVTTPDYYFYLNQSGTYTVEDVNDKKEFSDTMEAMSVVGLSIEDQDSVLQLVAGILHLGNISFREENNYAVVESQDFLAFPSFLLGISQDGLCSKLTSRIMDSKWGGKTETISVTLNTEQACFSRDALSKALYTRLFDFLVDCINKAMQKDQEELNIGVLDIYGFEIFQRNGFEQFCINFVNEKLQQIFIELTLKAEQEEYVQEGIKWTPIEYFNNKVVCDLIESKLNPPGLMSILDDVCATMHAKGEGADQTLLQKLQGQIGSHEHFSSWNRGFIIHHYAGKVSYDVSGFCERNRDVLFNDIIELMQSSEFPFIRALFPENLEAEKRGRPSTASSKIKKQANTLVQTLMKCTPHYIRCIKPNETKRPRDWEENRVRHQVEYLGLRENIRVRRAGYAYRRAFNKFLQRYAILTKDTWPCWRGDERQGVLHLLNSVNMDQDQFQLGKTKVFIKAPESLFLLEEMRERKYNGYARVIQKAWRKHIAVRKYVKMREEASDVLLNKKERRRNSINRNFVGDYIGTDNHPEIRQFVGRRERIDFADVVVKFDRRFRTVKRDLILTPKFLYLIGREKVKQGPDKGQIQEVLKRKIELNKIQSVSLSTLQDDFFIIHEEEYDSVLQSVFKTEFLSLLVKRYQEKTQKKLPLKFNNLLEFKVKKGGWGPFSSSGSRQIQFQVGQGDEATLKPSGKLLQVSIGPGLPKNSRPTRRDNRKSRYMGSQALPTSQYNSAPRSRGGGGHRGGSASSRGSLLRQQSSMEQPSLPRLQNQHRHDNRTQQQYDMGFMDVPDQGAAGLQRRRSKEVKPLPGAGRPKPAPKPKPRSPQCRALYAYDAQDTDELSFNADDVIEILTEDPSGWWFGRLRGREGMFPGNYVEKI from the exons ATG GGTAGTAAGGAGCGTTACCATTGGCAGGCTCAGAATGTGAAGGTGAGCGGGGTGGACGACATGGTGCTGCTGTCTAAAATCAACGAGGACGCCATCACAGAAAACCTGAAGAAGAGATACATGGACGACTACATCTTC ACCTACATTGGCCCAGTTCTGATCTCTGTGAATCCCTTTAAACAACTTCCATATTTCACCGACAGAGAAGTGGAGCTTTACCAGGGAGCG gctCAGTATGAGAACCCCCCCCACATCTACGCTCTGGCTGACAACATGTACAGAAACATGATGATTGACAGCGAGAACCAGTGTGTCATCATCAG cgGCGAGAGCGGAGCTGGAAAAACTGTCGCTGCCAAGTACATCATGAGCTACGTGTCCAAGGTGTCCGGAGGAGGAGACAAAGTCCAG catgttaAAGACATCATCCTGCAGTCCAACCCCCTGCTGGAGGCCTTCGGTAATGCAAAGACTGTCCGCAACAACAACTCCAGCAGATTT GGGAAATACTTTGAGATCCAGTTCAGTCGAGGAGGAGCTCCTGATGGAGGAAAAATCTCCAACTTTCTGTTGGAGAAAAGTCGAGTGGTGTCACAGAATCCTGGAGAGAGAAACTTCCACATCTACTACCAG CTTTTGGAGGGGGCGAGcaaggagcagagggagaacCTGGGGGTCACGACCCCTGACTACTACTTCTACCTCAACCAATCAGGAACCTATACTGTGGAGGACGTCAACGACAAGAAGGAGTTCTCTGATACTAtg gaGGCCATGTCAGTGGTGGGTCTGTCTATAGAGGACCAGGATTCAGTTCTTCAGCTTGTTGCAGGAATTCTTCATCTTGGAAACATCAGcttcagagaggaaaacaactACGCTGTGGTCGAAAGCCAGGACT TCCTGGCCTTCCCGTCCTTCCTGTTGGGGATCTCTCAGGACGGCCTCTGCAGTAAACTGACCAGCAGGATTATGGACAGTAAGTGGGGCGGGAAGACCGAGACCATCTCCGTCACCCTGAACACGGAGCAGGCCTGTTTCTCCAGAGACGCCCTGTCCAAAGCTTTGTACACCCGGCTCTTCGACTTCCTCGTCGAC tgtatTAATAAAGCCATGCAGAAGGACCAGGAGGAGCTCAACATCGGCGTCCTGGACATCTACGGCTTTGAGATCTTCCAG agaAATGGCTTTGAGCAGTTCTGCATCAACTTTGTCAacgagaagctgcagcagattttCATCGAGCTCACGCTGAAGGCAGAACAG GAAGAGTATGTTCAGGAGGGGATCAAATGGACCCCCATCGAGTATTTCAACAACAAGGTGGTCTGTGACCTCATCGAGTCCAAACTG AATCCTCCTGGGCTCATGAGCATCCTGGACGATGTGTGTGCAACGATGCACGCTAAAGGCGAGGGAGCAGATCAGACGCTGCTGCAGAAACTCCAGGGACAGATCGGATCCCACGAACACTTCAGCAGCTGGAACCGAGGGTTCATCATCCACCACTACGCTGGGAAG gtgTCGTATGATGTCAGCGGTTTCTGTGAAAGGAACAGGGATGTTTTGTTTAATGACATCATCGAACTGATGCAGAGCAGTGAGTT TCCGTTCATCAGAGCTCTGTTCCCTGAGAACCTAGAGGCTGAGAAGAGAGGGCGTCCGAGCACTGCCAGCAGTAAGATCAAG AAACAAGCTAACACCCTAGTCCAGACTCTGATGAAATGCACCCCTCACTATATCCGCTGCATCAAACCCAATGAGACCAAACGTCCCCGGGACTGGGAGGAAAATCGGGTCAGACACCAAGTGGAGTACCTGGGCCTCCGAGAGAATATCAGAGTCCGCCGGGCCGGATATGCCTACAGGCGGGCCTTCAACAAGTTtctgcagag GTATGCCATCCTGACAAAGGACACCTGGCCTTGTTGGAGGGGTGATGAGCGCCAGGGAGTGCTTCATCTCCTCAACTCTGTCAACATGGATCAGGACCAGTTTCAGCTGGGCAAGACCAAAGTCTTCATCAAAGCTCCAGAGTCG CTCTTTTTGTTGGAGGAGATGAGGGAAAGGAAATATAATGGTTACGCTCGGGTCATCCAGAAGGCTTGGCGGAAGCACATCGCTGTCCGCAAGTATGTCAAGATGAGGGAGGAAG CCTCTGACGTCCTCTTGAACAAAAAGGAGCGCCGCAGAAACAGCATTAACAGGAATTTTGTGGGTGACTACATTGGGACAGACAACCATCCAGAGATCAGACAGTTTGTCGGCCGCCGAGAGAGGATTGACTTTGCCGACGTCGTGGTGAAATTTGACCGAAGATTCAGG ACTGTGAAGCGTGACCTCATCCTGACCCCGAAGTTCCTATACCTGATTGGACGAGAGAAGGTGAAGCAGGGTCCAGATAAAGGTCAGATCCAGGAGGTTCTCAAGAGGAAGATTGAGCTCAACAAGATTCAGTCTGTTTCCCTGAG CACTCTGCAGGACGACTTCTTCATCATCCACGAGGAGGAGTACGACAGTGTCCTTCAGAGTGTCTTTAAAACGGAGTTCCTCAGTTTGCTGGTAAAACGTTATCAGGAGAAAACTCAGAAGAAACTGCCGCTCAAATTCAACAACCT TCTGGAGTTTAAGGTGAAGAAGGGGGGCTGGGGTCCATTCAGCTCTTCGGGGTCCAGACAGATACAGTTCCAGGTGGGTCAGGGGGATGAGGCCACCCTGAAGCCCAGTGGGAAGCTCCTGCAGGTCTCCATTGGACCGGGTCTGCCCAAAAACTCCA GACCAACAAGGAGGGACAACCGTAAGAGTCGTTACATGGGCAGCCAGGCTCTGCCCACCAGCCAGTACAACTCAG CTCCTCGCTCCAGAGGGGGTGGAGGTCACAGAGGAggctctgcctcctccagaGGCTCCCTGTTGAGGCAGCAGTCCAGCATGGAGCAGCCCAGTCTCCCCAGATTACAGAACCAGCATCGGCATGACAACCGGACCCAACAACAATACGACATGGGCTTCATGGACGTCCCTGACCAGGGCGCTGCTGG gctgcagcgGCGGCGGTCAAAGGAGGTGAAGCCTCTTCCTGGAGCAGGTCGACCCAAACCGGCACCCAAACCGAAGCCTCGGTCTCCGCAGTGCAGAGCTCTGTATGCCTACGACGCCCAGGACACCGATGAGCTCAGCTTCAATGCCGATGATGTCATCGAGATACTCACTGAAG ATCCGTCTGGTTGGTGGTTCGGTCGGTTGCGGGGCAGAGAGGGGATGTTCCCTGGAAACTATGTGGAAAAGATCTAG
- the pi4kb gene encoding LOW QUALITY PROTEIN: phosphatidylinositol 4-kinase beta (The sequence of the model RefSeq protein was modified relative to this genomic sequence to represent the inferred CDS: substituted 5 bases at 5 genomic stop codons), translated as MMEDTEPELSPAPSDRNSPSPLPSPSLSISSSPSLSLPSTPSSSCGPPQAATPPLGVISEGVAELSLVIDAEVAHRACQEVLQKVRLRQEDGDVSGLQNGERSDPEPHAPVVALNSTVKPLKIRTEVDGEGPAPGSVKSARRWQRHNPSKQSWLLRLFESKLFDVSMAISYLHNSKEPGVQAYIGNRLFSFPHEEVDFYLPQLLNMYIHMDEDVGDAIKPYVVHRCRQSISFSLQCAWLLGAYSSDMHISTQRHSRGTKLRKLILSDELKPAGSRVRRDPLTLTPFCPVTSPAAGPGPLGGEHSLSPSKRTHQRSKSDATVSISLSTNLKRTASNPKVESSQDEDSSSSMDSLEFETGTXIKAVCQXTFVXRCIQXGEQRVAENRSMQNTEQTEHLVTSLTAVRHVTXPVFSFVTRQAPYLIYVEVLECENFETSSVPIRIPENRIRSTRSVENLPECGMTAEQRAGSFSTVPNYDNDDEAWSVDDIGELQVELPEIHTNSCDNISQFSVDSITSLESKEPVFIAAGDIRRRLSEQLAQAPTTFKRDPEDPSAVALKEPWEEKVRRIREGSPYGHLPTWRLLSVIVKCGDDLRQELLAFQVLQQLKSIWEQERVPLWIKPYKILVLSSDSGMIEPVVNAVSLHQVKKQSQLSLLDYFLQEHGAPTTEAFLSAQRNFVQSCAGYSLICYLLQVKDRHNGNILLDAEGHIIHIDFGFILSSSPKNLGFETSAFKLTTEFVDVMGGPDGDMFNYYKMLMLQGLIAARKHMDRVLQIVEIMQQGSQLPCFHGSSTMRGLKERFHMSLTEEQLQLLVDQLVDGSMRSLTTKLYDGFQYLTNGIM; from the exons ATGATGGAGGACACAGAGCCAGAGCTTTCCCCTGCCCCCTCTGATCGGAACAGCCCCTCTCCGTTgccatctccctccctctccatctcctcctctccctccctgtccctcccctccaccccctcgTCGTCCTGTGGCCCCCCCCAGGCTGCTACTCCCCCTCTGGGTGTCATCAGTGAAGGCGTGGCAGAGCTCAGCCTGGTGATTGATGCTGAGGTGGCCCATCGGGCGTGTCAGGAGGTGCTGCAGAAGGTGAGGCTGAGGCAGGAGGACGGCGACGTCTCCGGCCTGCAGAATGGGGAGCGGTCGGACCCGGAGCCCCACGCCCCCGTCGTCGCTCTGAACTCCACAGTGAAACCGCTGAAGATCCGCACGGAGGTCGACGGCGAGGGCCCGGCCCCCGGCTCGGTGAAGAGCGCTCGGCGGTGGCAGAGACACAATCCCTCCAAACAGTCGTGGCTGCTCCGTCTGTTTGAGTCCAAGCTGTTTGATGTGTCCATGGCCATCTCCTACCTGCACAACTCCAAGGAGCCCGGCGTCCAGGCGTACATCGGAAACCGGCTCTTCAGCTTCCCCCATGAGGAGGTGGACTTCTACCTGCCGCAGCTGCTCAACATGTACATTCACATGGACGAGGACGTCGGGGACGCCATCAAGCCATATGTG GTTCACCGCTGCAGACAGAGCATCTCCTTCAGCCTGCAGTGCGCCTGGCTGCTGGGAGCTTACTCCTCCGACATGCACATCTCCACCCAGCGACACTCTCGAGGAACCAAACTGAGGAAACTCATCCTGTCCGACGAACTGAAACCCGCGGGGTCTCGAGTTCGCAGGGACCCTCTGACTCTGACGCCGTTCTGTCCCGTGACTTCTCCCGCCGCCGGCCCCGGGCCCCTGGGAGGTGAGCACAGCCTGTCGCCCTCCAAACGCACGCACCAGCGCTCCAAATCCGACGCCACGGTCAGCATCAGTCTGAGCACCAACCTGAAGAGAACGGCCAGCAACCCGAAGGTGGAGAGCAGCCAGGACGAG gacagcagctccagcatgGACAGTCTGGAGTTTGAGACTG GAACATGAATAAAAGCTGTTTGCCAATGAACCTTTGTTTAGAGATGCATTCAGTGAGGAGAACAAAGAGTTGCAGAGAACCGGTCCATGCAGAACACGGAGCAGACAGAACACCTTGTGACATCGCTTACAGCTGTGAGACACGTCACATGACCTGTTTTCTCCTTTGTGACCCGTCAGGCTCCGTACCTGATCTACGTGGAAGTTCTGGAGTGTGAGAACTTTGAGACGTCCAGTGTTCCGATCCGGATCCCAGAGAACCGGATCAGAAGCACCCGTTCTGTGGAGAACCTGCCGGAGTGCGGCATGACGGCGGAGCAGCGAGCCGGCAGCTTCTCCACGGTCCCCAACTACGACAACGATGATGAAGCCTGGTCTGTGGACGACATCGgagagctgcaggtggag CTCCCAGAGATCCACACCAACAGCTGTGATAACATCAGTCAGTTCTCAGTGGACAGCATCACCAGCCTGGAGAGCAAAGAGCCGGTGTTCATCGCTGCTGGAGACATCAG GCGCCGTCTGTCGGAGCAGCTGGCTCAGGCCCCCACCACCTTTAAACGGGACCCTGAGGACCCGTCAGCTGTGGCCCTGAAGGAGCCCTGGGAGGAGAAGGTCCG GAGGATCAGGGAGGGGTCTCCGTACGGTCACCTTCCTACCTGGAGGCTGCTGTCCGTCATCGTTAAGTGTGGGGACGACCTGAGACAGGAGCTGCTCGCCTtccaggtgctgcagcagctcaag TCCATCTGGGAGCAGGAGCGTGTCCCCCTCTGGATTAAGCCCTATAAGATCCTGGTGTTGTCGTCGGACAGCGGGATGATCGAGCCTGTGGTGAACGCCGTGTCCCTCCACCAGGTGAAGAAGCAGAGCCAGCTGTCTCTGCTCGACTACTTCCTGCAGGAACATGGCGCTCCGACCACCGAGGCCTTCCTCTCCGCTCAGAGGAACTTCGTCCAGAGCTGCGCCGGATACAGCCTCATCTGTTACCTGCTGCAGGTCAAGGACAG GCACAACGGGAACATCCTGTTGGACGCCGAAGGTCACATCATCCACATCGACTTCGGTttcatcctctccagctctcccaAAAACCTCGGCTTCGAAACGTCGGCTTTCAAACTCACCACAGAGTTCGTGGAC gtGATGGGCGGTCCAGACGGCGACATGTTTAACTACTATAAGATGCTGATGCTTCAGGGTCTGATCGCAGCCAGGAAGCACATGGACAGAGTCCTGCAGATAGTGGAGATCATGCAGcaag GCTCCCAGCTGCCATGTTTCCATGGGTCCAGCACCATGCGAGGCCTGAAGGAGCGTTTCCACATGAGTCTGAcggaggagcagctgcagctgctggtggacCAGCTGGTGGACGGATCCATGAGGTCGCTGACCACCAAACTGTACGACGGTTTCCAGTACCTCACCAACGGCATCATGTGA
- the myo1eb gene encoding myosin IEb isoform X1 has protein sequence MGSKERYHWQAQNVKVSGVDDMVLLSKINEDAITENLKKRYMDDYIFTYIGPVLISVNPFKQLPYFTDREVELYQGAAQYENPPHIYALADNMYRNMMIDSENQCVIISGESGAGKTVAAKYIMSYVSKVSGGGDKVQHVKDIILQSNPLLEAFGNAKTVRNNNSSRFGKYFEIQFSRGGAPDGGKISNFLLEKSRVVSQNPGERNFHIYYQLLEGASKEQRENLGVTTPDYYFYLNQSGTYTVEDVNDKKEFSDTMEAMSVVGLSIEDQDSVLQLVAGILHLGNISFREENNYAVVESQDFLAFPSFLLGISQDGLCSKLTSRIMDSKWGGKTETISVTLNTEQACFSRDALSKALYTRLFDFLVDCINKAMQKDQEELNIGVLDIYGFEIFQRNGFEQFCINFVNEKLQQIFIELTLKAEQEEYVQEGIKWTPIEYFNNKVVCDLIESKLNPPGLMSILDDVCATMHAKGEGADQTLLQKLQGQIGSHEHFSSWNRGFIIHHYAGKVSYDVSGFCERNRDVLFNDIIELMQSSEFPFIRALFPENLEAEKRGRPSTASSKIKKQANTLVQTLMKCTPHYIRCIKPNETKRPRDWEENRVRHQVEYLGLRENIRVRRAGYAYRRAFNKFLQRSEVKQYNIMQTVLNCLAASLMLTETLCCRYAILTKDTWPCWRGDERQGVLHLLNSVNMDQDQFQLGKTKVFIKAPESLFLLEEMRERKYNGYARVIQKAWRKHIAVRKYVKMREEASDVLLNKKERRRNSINRNFVGDYIGTDNHPEIRQFVGRRERIDFADVVVKFDRRFRTVKRDLILTPKFLYLIGREKVKQGPDKGQIQEVLKRKIELNKIQSVSLSTLQDDFFIIHEEEYDSVLQSVFKTEFLSLLVKRYQEKTQKKLPLKFNNLLEFKVKKGGWGPFSSSGSRQIQFQVGQGDEATLKPSGKLLQVSIGPGLPKNSRPTRRDNRKSRYMGSQALPTSQYNSAPRSRGGGGHRGGSASSRGSLLRQQSSMEQPSLPRLQNQHRHDNRTQQQYDMGFMDVPDQGAAGLQRRRSKEVKPLPGAGRPKPAPKPKPRSPQCRALYAYDAQDTDELSFNADDVIEILTEDPSGWWFGRLRGREGMFPGNYVEKI, from the exons ATG GGTAGTAAGGAGCGTTACCATTGGCAGGCTCAGAATGTGAAGGTGAGCGGGGTGGACGACATGGTGCTGCTGTCTAAAATCAACGAGGACGCCATCACAGAAAACCTGAAGAAGAGATACATGGACGACTACATCTTC ACCTACATTGGCCCAGTTCTGATCTCTGTGAATCCCTTTAAACAACTTCCATATTTCACCGACAGAGAAGTGGAGCTTTACCAGGGAGCG gctCAGTATGAGAACCCCCCCCACATCTACGCTCTGGCTGACAACATGTACAGAAACATGATGATTGACAGCGAGAACCAGTGTGTCATCATCAG cgGCGAGAGCGGAGCTGGAAAAACTGTCGCTGCCAAGTACATCATGAGCTACGTGTCCAAGGTGTCCGGAGGAGGAGACAAAGTCCAG catgttaAAGACATCATCCTGCAGTCCAACCCCCTGCTGGAGGCCTTCGGTAATGCAAAGACTGTCCGCAACAACAACTCCAGCAGATTT GGGAAATACTTTGAGATCCAGTTCAGTCGAGGAGGAGCTCCTGATGGAGGAAAAATCTCCAACTTTCTGTTGGAGAAAAGTCGAGTGGTGTCACAGAATCCTGGAGAGAGAAACTTCCACATCTACTACCAG CTTTTGGAGGGGGCGAGcaaggagcagagggagaacCTGGGGGTCACGACCCCTGACTACTACTTCTACCTCAACCAATCAGGAACCTATACTGTGGAGGACGTCAACGACAAGAAGGAGTTCTCTGATACTAtg gaGGCCATGTCAGTGGTGGGTCTGTCTATAGAGGACCAGGATTCAGTTCTTCAGCTTGTTGCAGGAATTCTTCATCTTGGAAACATCAGcttcagagaggaaaacaactACGCTGTGGTCGAAAGCCAGGACT TCCTGGCCTTCCCGTCCTTCCTGTTGGGGATCTCTCAGGACGGCCTCTGCAGTAAACTGACCAGCAGGATTATGGACAGTAAGTGGGGCGGGAAGACCGAGACCATCTCCGTCACCCTGAACACGGAGCAGGCCTGTTTCTCCAGAGACGCCCTGTCCAAAGCTTTGTACACCCGGCTCTTCGACTTCCTCGTCGAC tgtatTAATAAAGCCATGCAGAAGGACCAGGAGGAGCTCAACATCGGCGTCCTGGACATCTACGGCTTTGAGATCTTCCAG agaAATGGCTTTGAGCAGTTCTGCATCAACTTTGTCAacgagaagctgcagcagattttCATCGAGCTCACGCTGAAGGCAGAACAG GAAGAGTATGTTCAGGAGGGGATCAAATGGACCCCCATCGAGTATTTCAACAACAAGGTGGTCTGTGACCTCATCGAGTCCAAACTG AATCCTCCTGGGCTCATGAGCATCCTGGACGATGTGTGTGCAACGATGCACGCTAAAGGCGAGGGAGCAGATCAGACGCTGCTGCAGAAACTCCAGGGACAGATCGGATCCCACGAACACTTCAGCAGCTGGAACCGAGGGTTCATCATCCACCACTACGCTGGGAAG gtgTCGTATGATGTCAGCGGTTTCTGTGAAAGGAACAGGGATGTTTTGTTTAATGACATCATCGAACTGATGCAGAGCAGTGAGTT TCCGTTCATCAGAGCTCTGTTCCCTGAGAACCTAGAGGCTGAGAAGAGAGGGCGTCCGAGCACTGCCAGCAGTAAGATCAAG AAACAAGCTAACACCCTAGTCCAGACTCTGATGAAATGCACCCCTCACTATATCCGCTGCATCAAACCCAATGAGACCAAACGTCCCCGGGACTGGGAGGAAAATCGGGTCAGACACCAAGTGGAGTACCTGGGCCTCCGAGAGAATATCAGAGTCCGCCGGGCCGGATATGCCTACAGGCGGGCCTTCAACAAGTTtctgcagaggtcagaggtcaaacagtaTAACATCATGCAAACTGTCCTGAATTGTCTTGCTGCTTCACTCATGCTAACAGAGACTTTGTGCTGCAGGTATGCCATCCTGACAAAGGACACCTGGCCTTGTTGGAGGGGTGATGAGCGCCAGGGAGTGCTTCATCTCCTCAACTCTGTCAACATGGATCAGGACCAGTTTCAGCTGGGCAAGACCAAAGTCTTCATCAAAGCTCCAGAGTCG CTCTTTTTGTTGGAGGAGATGAGGGAAAGGAAATATAATGGTTACGCTCGGGTCATCCAGAAGGCTTGGCGGAAGCACATCGCTGTCCGCAAGTATGTCAAGATGAGGGAGGAAG CCTCTGACGTCCTCTTGAACAAAAAGGAGCGCCGCAGAAACAGCATTAACAGGAATTTTGTGGGTGACTACATTGGGACAGACAACCATCCAGAGATCAGACAGTTTGTCGGCCGCCGAGAGAGGATTGACTTTGCCGACGTCGTGGTGAAATTTGACCGAAGATTCAGG ACTGTGAAGCGTGACCTCATCCTGACCCCGAAGTTCCTATACCTGATTGGACGAGAGAAGGTGAAGCAGGGTCCAGATAAAGGTCAGATCCAGGAGGTTCTCAAGAGGAAGATTGAGCTCAACAAGATTCAGTCTGTTTCCCTGAG CACTCTGCAGGACGACTTCTTCATCATCCACGAGGAGGAGTACGACAGTGTCCTTCAGAGTGTCTTTAAAACGGAGTTCCTCAGTTTGCTGGTAAAACGTTATCAGGAGAAAACTCAGAAGAAACTGCCGCTCAAATTCAACAACCT TCTGGAGTTTAAGGTGAAGAAGGGGGGCTGGGGTCCATTCAGCTCTTCGGGGTCCAGACAGATACAGTTCCAGGTGGGTCAGGGGGATGAGGCCACCCTGAAGCCCAGTGGGAAGCTCCTGCAGGTCTCCATTGGACCGGGTCTGCCCAAAAACTCCA GACCAACAAGGAGGGACAACCGTAAGAGTCGTTACATGGGCAGCCAGGCTCTGCCCACCAGCCAGTACAACTCAG CTCCTCGCTCCAGAGGGGGTGGAGGTCACAGAGGAggctctgcctcctccagaGGCTCCCTGTTGAGGCAGCAGTCCAGCATGGAGCAGCCCAGTCTCCCCAGATTACAGAACCAGCATCGGCATGACAACCGGACCCAACAACAATACGACATGGGCTTCATGGACGTCCCTGACCAGGGCGCTGCTGG gctgcagcgGCGGCGGTCAAAGGAGGTGAAGCCTCTTCCTGGAGCAGGTCGACCCAAACCGGCACCCAAACCGAAGCCTCGGTCTCCGCAGTGCAGAGCTCTGTATGCCTACGACGCCCAGGACACCGATGAGCTCAGCTTCAATGCCGATGATGTCATCGAGATACTCACTGAAG ATCCGTCTGGTTGGTGGTTCGGTCGGTTGCGGGGCAGAGAGGGGATGTTCCCTGGAAACTATGTGGAAAAGATCTAG